In Pseudoxanthobacter soli DSM 19599, the sequence GGTGAGCGTCCGCCAGCCCTCTGGGCTGACGAACACGAGATCGTGCCGCCGGATCGGCCGGTCACCCCTGCTGGAGGGCGAGATCATGGACGCGCCCGGCGATGTCTTCGGCCTTGAGGCGGCCGGCCCGCTCCTTGCCGAGCGCGCCACGGCGATCGCGCGTGTCCGGCATGTCCCCCAGCAATGCGCCGAGCTGGTCGGCGAGCGGCGCGGACGTGTCCCAGATCAGATGGACCGCCCCGGTCTGGGCGAGATTGGCGAGGCCCGGCGCGAACACCGGCGTCGACTTCGCCTTCTCCTCCAGAACCGCGATCGACAGCTTCGTCACCTTGGACATCGACGGCAGGTCCATCACGGCCGGATCGGCGCCGGGAATGCCGACGAGCACCCGCGTCGCGAGCGCCGTCGCAAGGAATGCGCCGGCGGCCGAGTGCCCGTAGAGGATGCCGACGGTCGGCCGGCCGTTCAGGTCGGCAAAGAGCAGGCATTTGGCGAGATGCGCCAGGAACTCGTTCAGGCCGAGCAGTTCGTCGCGCTTGCTCATGCGCTGGCTGTCGCTGTCGACGATAACGAGGATTGGCCCGCTGTCGACGCCGATGGAGGCGAGGACGTGGCGCGACAGGCGGATGGCATCGTCGATGCCGAGCGCGGTGCGGCCGGCGACGCCGACGACGAGCGCGCGGCCGTCACCCTTGAGCGCGCCGGAGCCCGTCAGGATGCCCCGGTCGTTCGTCACGTCGTGGCCGTCCGGGAACAGGCCGGTCAGGATTTCATCGAGCGTCACGGCTGCTGCTCCCGATCTTGCCGGCCAGGGCGATGAACTGTTCGGCGGGCATGCCGGGGATCGACCCGGCATCCGGTGCGCCTTCGGCGGTCCAGATGTCGGTCGCGTCCGCACAGGTGCCGAAGCGTTTCAGGCGGTCTTCGAGACGGGCCTGCTCGGCCTTCAGCGTGTCGAGACCGAAGATCCCGACCGAACCGAGAAGCGTCAGCGCTGCGTCGCGGAAATCCTGCCCGGTGTCGTCGACGAAAATCTCGGCTCCGCCGATCAGACGCCGGTGCTTGCCGCCCATCGTGCGCCACACCATGGCGCGGTCGCGGGCGTCGAATTCCTCGACGCCCCGGTTGGTTTCGATCACCTCCGGACCGGACACCGCGATGCGGCCCTGCTCGGAGACCGCCAGCGCAGAACAGCAACCGGCGATCAGGCCGCCGCCGCCATAGCAGCCGGCACGGCCGCCGACGAGGCCGATCACCTTCACGCCGGCAGAGCGTGCCTCGATGACCGCGCGCATGATCTCGGCGATGGAGAGTTCGCCGGCATTGGCTTCCTGCAGCCGAACGCCGCCGGTATCGAACAGGATGAGAACCGGCACCGAGCCGGTATCCCGCGCCGCGCGCAGCAGGCCCGTCAGCTTCGCACCGTGGACCTCGCCGAAGGCGCCGCCCATGAAGCGGCCCTCCTGGGCGGCGACGAACACGGGCGCACCGTCGAGCGTGCCGCGCCCGACCACGATGCCGTCGTCGAACTGTGCCGGCAGGTCGAACACGGCGAGATGGGGACTGACCTCGCGCAGTTCGGGACCGATGAACTCCTCGAAGCTGCCGTCGTCGAGCAGCAGGCGAATGCGATTGCGCGCCGAGGCCTCGTACCAGCTCATCGACCTGTCGACGGCATGTCCCGTGCTTTTCTGGATCGCGCTCATTGGTCGTTGTCCTCCATCAGCCGCGCGGCCTGCGCGAGCCGCAGCATGACGGTGTCCGGCCGTGCGCCGCCGTCATTGACGGAAAATCGGATGCCGCCGGGCGAGTAGCGCTCGACGAAATCGGCGGTCACCGCATCCCACACCGCGCCGAAACCCTCGGCGGCGGTCTTGATCTCCAGCCGGCATTCCTCGGCCGGCAGAACGCGTTCCGCGAGCACCTCGAGGTTGCCGGAGGCGACAACGCCGATGATGGCCATCTTCCTGGAACCACCGGACGGCTTGCGGGCCTGGTGGCGAAAAGCCAGATCTTCCATGGGGCTGTTTCCTCTCACCAGTTGCGGAATCGCGAGGGCGGGGCATAGAGCCCGCCCGACCACCGCACGAGATCCTTGATGGAACGCGCCGCCAGCATGCTCCGGTCGGCGTCGAGCGGATCGATGCCGAGGTCCTCCGGACGGCGGATGACGCCGCGCTCACGCAGGCGCTGAACCATCGCCGCGTCCCGGCCGCGGCCGACATCGGTATAGCCGGCGACGCCGCGGATCGCGTGCTCGCGCTCGTCCGCGTTGCGGCAGAGCAGCAGGTTGGCGATGCCTTCCTCGGTGACGATGTGCGTGACGTCGTCGCCGTAGATCATCACCGGCGCCAGATCGAGCTTCAGCTTGTCGGCGAGCGCGATGGCGTCGAGCTTCTCCACGAACAGGGGGACGTTCTTGTCGCCGAAGGTCTCGCCGATCTGGACCACGAGCTTGCGCCCGCGCCGCAGCGGCGCGGGACCGTCCGGATCCGCCTCCTGCCCGGCCTGAAGCCACGGCTCGCTCGGATGCCGCCTGCCCCGCGCGTCGGAGCCCATGTTCGGCGCGCCGCCGAAGCCGGCGATGCGCGATGTGGTGACGGTGGACGAATGTCCCTGCAGGTCGATCTGCAGCGTGGAGCCGATGAACATGTCGCAGGCATAGAGGCCGGCGACCTGACAGAAGGCGCGATTGGAGCGCAGCGAACCGTCAGGCCCGGTGAAGTAGATGTCCGAGCGGGCGCGGATGTAATCGTCCATCCCGACCTCGGATCCAAACGAGTGGATCTGCTGCACCCAGCCGGATTCGATCGCCGGGATCAGCGCCGGATGGGGATTGAGCGCGAAGTGGCTCGCGACCTTGCCTTTCAGGCCGAGCTTCTCGCCGAAGGTCGGCAGCAGCAGCTCGATGGCGGCGGTGCTGAAGCCGATGCCGTGGTTCAGACGGCGGACGCCATAGGGCGCGTAGATGCCCTTGATCGCCAGCATCGCCGTCAGAATCTGCGACTCGGTGATCGCGGCCGGGTCGCGCGTGAACAGCGGCTCGACGAAGAACGGCTTGCCGGACGGCACGACGAACTGCACCCGGTCTCCGGGAATGTCGACCCGGGGCAGCCTGTCGACGATCTCGTTCACCTGGGCGATGACGATGCCGTCCTTGAAGGCCGTGGCCTCGACGACGGTCGGCGTGTCCTCGGTGTTCGGCCCGGTATAGAGGTTGCCGTCCCTGTCCGCGCTCACGGCGGCGATCAGCGCCACGTTCGGCGTCAGGTCGATGAAGTAGCGCGCGAACAACTCCAGATAGGTGTGGACCGCGCCGAGCTCGATCTTGCCGCCGAACAGCATCGTCGCGATGCGCGCCGATTGCGGACCGGAATAGGCATAGTCGAGCCGCTTTGCGACGCCGCGGTCGAACAGGTCGAGATGTTCCGGCAGCACGACGCCTGACTGCACCATGTGCAGGTTGTTGACCTTGGCGAGGTCGACCGCGAGAAGCGCGGCGGCGAGCAGATCGGCCTGCTTCTGGTTGTCGCCCTCGATGCACACCCGGTCGCCCGGGCGAACGACGGCTTCGAGCAGGCTCGTGGCATCGCCTGCGGCAACGATCTTGCCGTCGGCAAGCTTGGCACCGGCGGCCAAGCGGGCGTCGCGCGCCTCGCGGCCTTGTCGCCAGGTTTTCATCATGTCACTCCCTGCCCCGCGCGTTCCGGCGCCTCCCCCGGCAGCCCAGGCCAGCGATACAGCGTTCGGCCTTCCAGCCCCAGCCCTTCGCGCGCCTGCGCATGTCCATCGTCCGAACGCGACAGCAATATGCCTGCAACTCCGGCCGTTGCACCAGCCCCCGCTACGGGCTGGTGCTTGCGTCTTGGGGGGTCATTTAGCCGCCGATACAGCGTCGCCGAAACTGCGCGCCGCGTCCGCGATCACCGCTGCCACCTGCTTCGGATGCGACACATAGACGGAGTGGCTCGCGCCGGGGATCTCGGTCGTATGGCTCTTGGCGCGGGTATAGTACCAGCGCTCCAGATCGGGGTTGATGATCTGGTCGTTGCCGGCGACGACGCCCCAGCTCGGCTTGGTCTTCCAGGCGGCCGCCGTCAGCGGGGTCGTGAAGACGTCGGCGGCCGCGAGCACCTGCGAACGGGCCGTGAATTCCGCCTGCGGACGCGGCAGGTCGGGTGCGAACAGCTTGGGGAAGTCGGCGGGATTGAGGTAGGTGAAGCCGTCCGCGGTCTTCTCGACGGCACCGGGCGTCCTGGCGAGGACACTCGGCATCTTCTTGCCGAGCGCGCCCTCGTCTTCCCCGACATCGGGCGCGTGGGCGGCGACATAGACGAGCCCGACCACCTGCGGATCGACGCCGGCCTCGGTGATCACCGAGCCGCCGTAGCTGTGGCCAACGAGGAGCACGGGACCGTTCTGGAGATCGATCACGCGCCTGGCGGCCGTCACGTCGGCCCCGAACGACGTCTCCGGCTCCTGCACCATGGTGACGTTGAAGCCTTCCTTGGTGAGAATGTCGTAGACCGGCTTCCAGCCGGAGGCGTCAACCCACGCGCCGTGGACCAGAACGATGTTCTTCAGGGGCGCGGCGGCGGCCGGAACGACGGCCGAGGTCAGGGCGAGGGCGGCGGCGAAGGCGAGCGAGATGCTTTTGTTCTTCATGTTCAGCTCCATCGGTAAGAACTGTTCCTTGTTTATAACCTCATCTCGTCGGCATATTTCTATTTAAAATGGTACTTTCTTCTTTGCACGTCTGACGAGGATTTGCTTTGAACGGTCTCGCAGCAGGGCGTGGACGGGCGAAAAAAAGCCAGACACGGCCGTGCGGCCCGGGCGGCACCCCAGGAGT encodes:
- the mdcC gene encoding malonate decarboxylase acyl carrier protein → MEDLAFRHQARKPSGGSRKMAIIGVVASGNLEVLAERVLPAEECRLEIKTAAEGFGAVWDAVTADFVERYSPGGIRFSVNDGGARPDTVMLRLAQAARLMEDNDQ
- a CDS encoding alpha/beta hydrolase; translated protein: MKNKSISLAFAAALALTSAVVPAAAAPLKNIVLVHGAWVDASGWKPVYDILTKEGFNVTMVQEPETSFGADVTAARRVIDLQNGPVLLVGHSYGGSVITEAGVDPQVVGLVYVAAHAPDVGEDEGALGKKMPSVLARTPGAVEKTADGFTYLNPADFPKLFAPDLPRPQAEFTARSQVLAAADVFTTPLTAAAWKTKPSWGVVAGNDQIINPDLERWYYTRAKSHTTEIPGASHSVYVSHPKQVAAVIADAARSFGDAVSAAK
- a CDS encoding biotin-independent malonate decarboxylase subunit beta translates to MSAIQKSTGHAVDRSMSWYEASARNRIRLLLDDGSFEEFIGPELREVSPHLAVFDLPAQFDDGIVVGRGTLDGAPVFVAAQEGRFMGGAFGEVHGAKLTGLLRAARDTGSVPVLILFDTGGVRLQEANAGELSIAEIMRAVIEARSAGVKVIGLVGGRAGCYGGGGLIAGCCSALAVSEQGRIAVSGPEVIETNRGVEEFDARDRAMVWRTMGGKHRRLIGGAEIFVDDTGQDFRDAALTLLGSVGIFGLDTLKAEQARLEDRLKRFGTCADATDIWTAEGAPDAGSIPGMPAEQFIALAGKIGSSSRDAR
- a CDS encoding biotin-independent malonate decarboxylase subunit gamma is translated as MTLDEILTGLFPDGHDVTNDRGILTGSGALKGDGRALVVGVAGRTALGIDDAIRLSRHVLASIGVDSGPILVIVDSDSQRMSKRDELLGLNEFLAHLAKCLLFADLNGRPTVGILYGHSAAGAFLATALATRVLVGIPGADPAVMDLPSMSKVTKLSIAVLEEKAKSTPVFAPGLANLAQTGAVHLIWDTSAPLADQLGALLGDMPDTRDRRGALGKERAGRLKAEDIAGRVHDLALQQG
- the mdcA gene encoding malonate decarboxylase subunit alpha — protein: MKTWRQGREARDARLAAGAKLADGKIVAAGDATSLLEAVVRPGDRVCIEGDNQKQADLLAAALLAVDLAKVNNLHMVQSGVVLPEHLDLFDRGVAKRLDYAYSGPQSARIATMLFGGKIELGAVHTYLELFARYFIDLTPNVALIAAVSADRDGNLYTGPNTEDTPTVVEATAFKDGIVIAQVNEIVDRLPRVDIPGDRVQFVVPSGKPFFVEPLFTRDPAAITESQILTAMLAIKGIYAPYGVRRLNHGIGFSTAAIELLLPTFGEKLGLKGKVASHFALNPHPALIPAIESGWVQQIHSFGSEVGMDDYIRARSDIYFTGPDGSLRSNRAFCQVAGLYACDMFIGSTLQIDLQGHSSTVTTSRIAGFGGAPNMGSDARGRRHPSEPWLQAGQEADPDGPAPLRRGRKLVVQIGETFGDKNVPLFVEKLDAIALADKLKLDLAPVMIYGDDVTHIVTEEGIANLLLCRNADEREHAIRGVAGYTDVGRGRDAAMVQRLRERGVIRRPEDLGIDPLDADRSMLAARSIKDLVRWSGGLYAPPSRFRNW